Proteins from one Rhinopithecus roxellana isolate Shanxi Qingling chromosome 20, ASM756505v1, whole genome shotgun sequence genomic window:
- the HSF4 gene encoding heat shock factor protein 4 isoform X6, with the protein MQEAPAALPTEPGPSPVPAFLGKLWALVGDPGTDHLIRWSPSGTSFLVSDQSRFAKEVLPQYFKHSNMASFVRQLNMYGFRKVVSIEQGGLLRPERDHVEFQHPSFVRGREQLLERVRRKVPALRGDDGRWRPEDLGRLLGEVQALRGVQESTEARLRELRQQNEILWREVVTLRQSHGQQHRVIGKLIQCLFGPLQAGPSNAGGKRKLSLMLDEGSSCPTPAKFNTCPLPGALLQDPYFIQSPSTYSPSQRRLWASALTGPGAPSSLTSQKTLHPLRGSGFLPPVMAGAPPPLPVAVVQAILEGKGSFSPEGPRNAQQPEPGDPREIPDRGPLGLESGDRSPESLLPPMLLQPPQESVESAGPLDVLGPSLQGQEWTLMDLDMELSLMQPLVPERGEPELAVKGLNSPSPGKDPTLGAPLLLDVQAALGGPPLGLPGALTIYSTPESRTASYLGSEASPSP; encoded by the exons ATGCAGGAAGCGCCAGCCGCGCTGCCCACGGAGCCAGGCCCCAGCCCCGTGCCTGCCTTCCTCGGCAAGCTATGGGCGCTGGTGGGGGACCCAGGCACAGACCACCTGATTCGCTGGAGCCCG AGCGGGACCAGTTTCCTCGTAAGCGACCAGAGCCGCTTCGCCAAGGAAGTGCTGCCCCAGTATTTCAAGCATAGCAACATGGCGAGCTTCGTGCGCCAACTCAACATGT acGGTTTTCGGAAGGTGGTGAGCATCGAGCAGGGCGGCCTGCTTAGGCCGGAGCGCGACCACGTCGAGTTCCAGCACCCGAGCTTCGTGCGCGGCCGCGAGCAGCTACTGGAGCGCGTGCGGCGCAAG GTGCCTGCGCTGCGCGGCGACGACGGCCGCTGGCGCCCGGAGGACCTGGGTCGACTACTGGGCGAGGTGCAGGCTTTGCGGGGAGTGCAGGAGAGCACCGAGGCGCGGCTGCGGGAGCTCAGGCA GCAGAACGAGATCTTGTGGAGGGAGGTGGTGACACTTCGGCAGAGCCACGGTCAGCAGCACCGGGTCATTGGCAAG cTGATCCAGTGTCTCTTTGGGCCACTTCAGGCGGGGCCGAGCAATGCAGGAGGCAAGAGAAAGCT GTCCCTGATGCTGGATGAGGGGAGCTCATGCCCAACACCTGCCAAGTTCAACACCTGTCCTCTACCTGGTGCCCTTCTGCAGGACCCCTACTTCATCCAGTCG CCTTCTACTTACAGCCCCTCCCAGAGACGACTTTGGGCCTCAGCCCTCACAGGGCCAGGGGCCCCATCATCTCTGACATCCCAGAAGACTCTCCATCCCCTGAGAGGATCAGGCTTTCTCCCTCCAGTGATGGCAGGAG CCCCCCCACCGCTGCCTGTGGCTGTGGTGCAGGCCATCCTGGAAGGGAAAGGGAGCTTCAGCCCCGAGGGGCCCAGGAATGCCCAACAGCCTGAACCAGGGGATCCCAGGGAGATACCTGACAG GGGGCCTCTGGGCCTGGAGAGCGGAGACAGGAGCCCAGAGAGTCTGCTGCCTCCGATGCTGCTTCAGCCCCCTCAAGAAAGTGTGGAGTCTGCAGGGCCTCTAGAT GTGCTGGGCCCCAGTCTCCAAGGGCAAGAATGGACCCTGATGGACTTGGACATGGAGCTGTCCTTG ATGCAGCCCTTGGTTCCAGAGCGGGGTGAGCCTGAGCTGGCGGTCAAGGGGTTAAATTCTCCAAGCCCAG GGAAGGACCCCACGCTCGGGGCCCCACTCCTGCTGGATGTCCAGGCAGCCTTGGGAGGCCCACCCCTGGGCCTGCCTGGGGCTTTAACCATTTACAGCACTCCTGAGAGCCGGACCGCCTCCTACTTGGGCTCTGAAGCCAGTCCCTCCCCCTGA
- the HSF4 gene encoding heat shock factor protein 4 isoform X3 encodes MQEAPAALPTEPGPSPVPAFLGKLWALVGDPGTDHLIRWSPSGTSFLVSDQSRFAKEVLPQYFKHSNMASFVRQLNMCESLRPGGERGWGIRCRGWGDPRPHAPLPTPHSPDGFRKVVSIEQGGLLRPERDHVEFQHPSFVRGREQLLERVRRKVPALRGDDGRWRPEDLGRLLGEVQALRGVQESTEARLRELRQQNEILWREVVTLRQSHGQQHRVIGKLIQCLFGPLQAGPSNAGGKRKLSLMLDEGSSCPTPAKFNTCPLPGALLQDPYFIQSPSTYSPSQRRLWASALTGPGAPSSLTSQKTLHPLRGSGFLPPVMAGAPPPLPVAVVQAILEGKGSFSPEGPRNAQQPEPGDPREIPDRGPLGLESGDRSPESLLPPMLLQPPQESVESAGPLDVLGPSLQGQEWTLMDLDMELSLMQPLVPERGEPELAVKGLNSPSPGKDPTLGAPLLLDVQAALGGPPLGLPGALTIYSTPESRTASYLGSEASPSP; translated from the exons ATGCAGGAAGCGCCAGCCGCGCTGCCCACGGAGCCAGGCCCCAGCCCCGTGCCTGCCTTCCTCGGCAAGCTATGGGCGCTGGTGGGGGACCCAGGCACAGACCACCTGATTCGCTGGAGCCCG AGCGGGACCAGTTTCCTCGTAAGCGACCAGAGCCGCTTCGCCAAGGAAGTGCTGCCCCAGTATTTCAAGCATAGCAACATGGCGAGCTTCGTGCGCCAACTCAACATGTGTGAGTCCCTACGGCCGGGCGGGGAGCGGGGATGGGGGATTCGGTGCCGGGGATGGGGCGACCCACGCCCCCAcgccccactccccactccccactccccagacGGTTTTCGGAAGGTGGTGAGCATCGAGCAGGGCGGCCTGCTTAGGCCGGAGCGCGACCACGTCGAGTTCCAGCACCCGAGCTTCGTGCGCGGCCGCGAGCAGCTACTGGAGCGCGTGCGGCGCAAG GTGCCTGCGCTGCGCGGCGACGACGGCCGCTGGCGCCCGGAGGACCTGGGTCGACTACTGGGCGAGGTGCAGGCTTTGCGGGGAGTGCAGGAGAGCACCGAGGCGCGGCTGCGGGAGCTCAGGCA GCAGAACGAGATCTTGTGGAGGGAGGTGGTGACACTTCGGCAGAGCCACGGTCAGCAGCACCGGGTCATTGGCAAG cTGATCCAGTGTCTCTTTGGGCCACTTCAGGCGGGGCCGAGCAATGCAGGAGGCAAGAGAAAGCT GTCCCTGATGCTGGATGAGGGGAGCTCATGCCCAACACCTGCCAAGTTCAACACCTGTCCTCTACCTGGTGCCCTTCTGCAGGACCCCTACTTCATCCAGTCG CCTTCTACTTACAGCCCCTCCCAGAGACGACTTTGGGCCTCAGCCCTCACAGGGCCAGGGGCCCCATCATCTCTGACATCCCAGAAGACTCTCCATCCCCTGAGAGGATCAGGCTTTCTCCCTCCAGTGATGGCAGGAG CCCCCCCACCGCTGCCTGTGGCTGTGGTGCAGGCCATCCTGGAAGGGAAAGGGAGCTTCAGCCCCGAGGGGCCCAGGAATGCCCAACAGCCTGAACCAGGGGATCCCAGGGAGATACCTGACAG GGGGCCTCTGGGCCTGGAGAGCGGAGACAGGAGCCCAGAGAGTCTGCTGCCTCCGATGCTGCTTCAGCCCCCTCAAGAAAGTGTGGAGTCTGCAGGGCCTCTAGAT GTGCTGGGCCCCAGTCTCCAAGGGCAAGAATGGACCCTGATGGACTTGGACATGGAGCTGTCCTTG ATGCAGCCCTTGGTTCCAGAGCGGGGTGAGCCTGAGCTGGCGGTCAAGGGGTTAAATTCTCCAAGCCCAG GGAAGGACCCCACGCTCGGGGCCCCACTCCTGCTGGATGTCCAGGCAGCCTTGGGAGGCCCACCCCTGGGCCTGCCTGGGGCTTTAACCATTTACAGCACTCCTGAGAGCCGGACCGCCTCCTACTTGGGCTCTGAAGCCAGTCCCTCCCCCTGA
- the HSF4 gene encoding heat shock factor protein 4 isoform X5 gives MQEAPAALPTEPGPSPVPAFLGKLWALVGDPGTDHLIRWSPSGTSFLVSDQSRFAKEVLPQYFKHSNMASFVRQLNMCESLRPGGERGWGIRCRGWGDPRPHAPLPTPHSPDGFRKVVSIEQGGLLRPERDHVEFQHPSFVRGREQLLERVRRKVPALRGDDGRWRPEDLGRLLGEVQALRGVQESTEARLRELRQQNEILWREVVTLRQSHGQQHRVIGKLIQCLFGPLQAGPSNAGGKRKLSLMLDEGSSCPTPAKFNTCPLPGALLQDPYFIQSPLPETTLGLSPHRARGPIISDIPEDSPSPERIRLSPSSDGRREKGLALLKEEPASPGGDGEAGLALAPNECDFCVTAPPPLPVAVVQAILEGKGSFSPEGPRNAQQPEPGDPREIPDRGPLGLESGDRSPESLLPPMLLQPPQESVESAGPLDVLGPSLQGQEWTLMDLDMELSLGRTPRSGPHSCWMSRQPWEAHPWACLGL, from the exons ATGCAGGAAGCGCCAGCCGCGCTGCCCACGGAGCCAGGCCCCAGCCCCGTGCCTGCCTTCCTCGGCAAGCTATGGGCGCTGGTGGGGGACCCAGGCACAGACCACCTGATTCGCTGGAGCCCG AGCGGGACCAGTTTCCTCGTAAGCGACCAGAGCCGCTTCGCCAAGGAAGTGCTGCCCCAGTATTTCAAGCATAGCAACATGGCGAGCTTCGTGCGCCAACTCAACATGTGTGAGTCCCTACGGCCGGGCGGGGAGCGGGGATGGGGGATTCGGTGCCGGGGATGGGGCGACCCACGCCCCCAcgccccactccccactccccactccccagacGGTTTTCGGAAGGTGGTGAGCATCGAGCAGGGCGGCCTGCTTAGGCCGGAGCGCGACCACGTCGAGTTCCAGCACCCGAGCTTCGTGCGCGGCCGCGAGCAGCTACTGGAGCGCGTGCGGCGCAAG GTGCCTGCGCTGCGCGGCGACGACGGCCGCTGGCGCCCGGAGGACCTGGGTCGACTACTGGGCGAGGTGCAGGCTTTGCGGGGAGTGCAGGAGAGCACCGAGGCGCGGCTGCGGGAGCTCAGGCA GCAGAACGAGATCTTGTGGAGGGAGGTGGTGACACTTCGGCAGAGCCACGGTCAGCAGCACCGGGTCATTGGCAAG cTGATCCAGTGTCTCTTTGGGCCACTTCAGGCGGGGCCGAGCAATGCAGGAGGCAAGAGAAAGCT GTCCCTGATGCTGGATGAGGGGAGCTCATGCCCAACACCTGCCAAGTTCAACACCTGTCCTCTACCTGGTGCCCTTCTGCAGGACCCCTACTTCATCCAGTCG CCCCTCCCAGAGACGACTTTGGGCCTCAGCCCTCACAGGGCCAGGGGCCCCATCATCTCTGACATCCCAGAAGACTCTCCATCCCCTGAGAGGATCAGGCTTTCTCCCTCCAGTGATGGCAGGAG GGAGAAGGGCCTGGCACTGCTCAAAGAAGAGCCGGCCAGTCCAGGGGGGGATGGCGAGGCCGGGCTGGCCCTGGCCCCAAACGAGTGTGACTTCTGCGTGACAGCCCCCCCACCGCTGCCTGTGGCTGTGGTGCAGGCCATCCTGGAAGGGAAAGGGAGCTTCAGCCCCGAGGGGCCCAGGAATGCCCAACAGCCTGAACCAGGGGATCCCAGGGAGATACCTGACAG GGGGCCTCTGGGCCTGGAGAGCGGAGACAGGAGCCCAGAGAGTCTGCTGCCTCCGATGCTGCTTCAGCCCCCTCAAGAAAGTGTGGAGTCTGCAGGGCCTCTAGAT GTGCTGGGCCCCAGTCTCCAAGGGCAAGAATGGACCCTGATGGACTTGGACATGGAGCTGTCCTTG GGAAGGACCCCACGCTCGGGGCCCCACTCCTGCTGGATGTCCAGGCAGCCTTGGGAGGCCCACCCCTGGGCCTGCCTGGGGCTTTAA
- the HSF4 gene encoding heat shock factor protein 4 isoform X2: MQEAPAALPTEPGPSPVPAFLGKLWALVGDPGTDHLIRWSPSGTSFLVSDQSRFAKEVLPQYFKHSNMASFVRQLNMCESLRPGGERGWGIRCRGWGDPRPHAPLPTPHSPDGFRKVVSIEQGGLLRPERDHVEFQHPSFVRGREQLLERVRRKVPALRGDDGRWRPEDLGRLLGEVQALRGVQESTEARLRELRQQNEILWREVVTLRQSHGQQHRVIGKLIQCLFGPLQAGPSNAGGKRKLSLMLDEGSSCPTPAKFNTCPLPGALLQDPYFIQSPLPETTLGLSPHRARGPIISDIPEDSPSPERIRLSPSSDGRREKGLALLKEEPASPGGDGEAGLALAPNECDFCVTAPPPLPVAVVQAILEGKGSFSPEGPRNAQQPEPGDPREIPDRGPLGLESGDRSPESLLPPMLLQPPQESVESAGPLDVLGPSLQGQEWTLMDLDMELSLMQPLVPERGEPELAVKGLNSPSPALLRAGPPPTWALKPVPPPETPRL; encoded by the exons ATGCAGGAAGCGCCAGCCGCGCTGCCCACGGAGCCAGGCCCCAGCCCCGTGCCTGCCTTCCTCGGCAAGCTATGGGCGCTGGTGGGGGACCCAGGCACAGACCACCTGATTCGCTGGAGCCCG AGCGGGACCAGTTTCCTCGTAAGCGACCAGAGCCGCTTCGCCAAGGAAGTGCTGCCCCAGTATTTCAAGCATAGCAACATGGCGAGCTTCGTGCGCCAACTCAACATGTGTGAGTCCCTACGGCCGGGCGGGGAGCGGGGATGGGGGATTCGGTGCCGGGGATGGGGCGACCCACGCCCCCAcgccccactccccactccccactccccagacGGTTTTCGGAAGGTGGTGAGCATCGAGCAGGGCGGCCTGCTTAGGCCGGAGCGCGACCACGTCGAGTTCCAGCACCCGAGCTTCGTGCGCGGCCGCGAGCAGCTACTGGAGCGCGTGCGGCGCAAG GTGCCTGCGCTGCGCGGCGACGACGGCCGCTGGCGCCCGGAGGACCTGGGTCGACTACTGGGCGAGGTGCAGGCTTTGCGGGGAGTGCAGGAGAGCACCGAGGCGCGGCTGCGGGAGCTCAGGCA GCAGAACGAGATCTTGTGGAGGGAGGTGGTGACACTTCGGCAGAGCCACGGTCAGCAGCACCGGGTCATTGGCAAG cTGATCCAGTGTCTCTTTGGGCCACTTCAGGCGGGGCCGAGCAATGCAGGAGGCAAGAGAAAGCT GTCCCTGATGCTGGATGAGGGGAGCTCATGCCCAACACCTGCCAAGTTCAACACCTGTCCTCTACCTGGTGCCCTTCTGCAGGACCCCTACTTCATCCAGTCG CCCCTCCCAGAGACGACTTTGGGCCTCAGCCCTCACAGGGCCAGGGGCCCCATCATCTCTGACATCCCAGAAGACTCTCCATCCCCTGAGAGGATCAGGCTTTCTCCCTCCAGTGATGGCAGGAG GGAGAAGGGCCTGGCACTGCTCAAAGAAGAGCCGGCCAGTCCAGGGGGGGATGGCGAGGCCGGGCTGGCCCTGGCCCCAAACGAGTGTGACTTCTGCGTGACAGCCCCCCCACCGCTGCCTGTGGCTGTGGTGCAGGCCATCCTGGAAGGGAAAGGGAGCTTCAGCCCCGAGGGGCCCAGGAATGCCCAACAGCCTGAACCAGGGGATCCCAGGGAGATACCTGACAG GGGGCCTCTGGGCCTGGAGAGCGGAGACAGGAGCCCAGAGAGTCTGCTGCCTCCGATGCTGCTTCAGCCCCCTCAAGAAAGTGTGGAGTCTGCAGGGCCTCTAGAT GTGCTGGGCCCCAGTCTCCAAGGGCAAGAATGGACCCTGATGGACTTGGACATGGAGCTGTCCTTG ATGCAGCCCTTGGTTCCAGAGCGGGGTGAGCCTGAGCTGGCGGTCAAGGGGTTAAATTCTCCAAGCCCAG CACTCCTGAGAGCCGGACCGCCTCCTACTTGGGCTCTGAAGCCAGTCCCTCCCCCTGAGACCCCGCGCCTCTGA
- the HSF4 gene encoding heat shock factor protein 4 isoform X7 — MQEAPAALPTEPGPSPVPAFLGKLWALVGDPGTDHLIRWSPSGTSFLVSDQSRFAKEVLPQYFKHSNMASFVRQLNMCESLRPGGERGWGIRCRGWGDPRPHAPLPTPHSPDGFRKVVSIEQGGLLRPERDHVEFQHPSFVRGREQLLERVRRKVPALRGDDGRWRPEDLGRLLGEVQALRGVQESTEARLRELRQQNEILWREVVTLRQSHGQQHRVIGKLIQCLFGPLQAGPSNAGGKRKLSLMLDEGSSCPTPAKFNTCPLPGALLQDPYFIQSPLPETTLGLSPHRARGPIISDIPEDSPSPERIRLSPSSDGRREKGLALLKEEPASPGGDGEAGLALAPNECDFCVTAPPPLPVAVVQAILEGKGSFSPEGPRNAQQPEPGDPREIPDRGPLGLESGDRSPESLLPPMLLQPPQESVESAGPLDVLGPSLQGQEWTLMDLDMELSLHS, encoded by the exons ATGCAGGAAGCGCCAGCCGCGCTGCCCACGGAGCCAGGCCCCAGCCCCGTGCCTGCCTTCCTCGGCAAGCTATGGGCGCTGGTGGGGGACCCAGGCACAGACCACCTGATTCGCTGGAGCCCG AGCGGGACCAGTTTCCTCGTAAGCGACCAGAGCCGCTTCGCCAAGGAAGTGCTGCCCCAGTATTTCAAGCATAGCAACATGGCGAGCTTCGTGCGCCAACTCAACATGTGTGAGTCCCTACGGCCGGGCGGGGAGCGGGGATGGGGGATTCGGTGCCGGGGATGGGGCGACCCACGCCCCCAcgccccactccccactccccactccccagacGGTTTTCGGAAGGTGGTGAGCATCGAGCAGGGCGGCCTGCTTAGGCCGGAGCGCGACCACGTCGAGTTCCAGCACCCGAGCTTCGTGCGCGGCCGCGAGCAGCTACTGGAGCGCGTGCGGCGCAAG GTGCCTGCGCTGCGCGGCGACGACGGCCGCTGGCGCCCGGAGGACCTGGGTCGACTACTGGGCGAGGTGCAGGCTTTGCGGGGAGTGCAGGAGAGCACCGAGGCGCGGCTGCGGGAGCTCAGGCA GCAGAACGAGATCTTGTGGAGGGAGGTGGTGACACTTCGGCAGAGCCACGGTCAGCAGCACCGGGTCATTGGCAAG cTGATCCAGTGTCTCTTTGGGCCACTTCAGGCGGGGCCGAGCAATGCAGGAGGCAAGAGAAAGCT GTCCCTGATGCTGGATGAGGGGAGCTCATGCCCAACACCTGCCAAGTTCAACACCTGTCCTCTACCTGGTGCCCTTCTGCAGGACCCCTACTTCATCCAGTCG CCCCTCCCAGAGACGACTTTGGGCCTCAGCCCTCACAGGGCCAGGGGCCCCATCATCTCTGACATCCCAGAAGACTCTCCATCCCCTGAGAGGATCAGGCTTTCTCCCTCCAGTGATGGCAGGAG GGAGAAGGGCCTGGCACTGCTCAAAGAAGAGCCGGCCAGTCCAGGGGGGGATGGCGAGGCCGGGCTGGCCCTGGCCCCAAACGAGTGTGACTTCTGCGTGACAGCCCCCCCACCGCTGCCTGTGGCTGTGGTGCAGGCCATCCTGGAAGGGAAAGGGAGCTTCAGCCCCGAGGGGCCCAGGAATGCCCAACAGCCTGAACCAGGGGATCCCAGGGAGATACCTGACAG GGGGCCTCTGGGCCTGGAGAGCGGAGACAGGAGCCCAGAGAGTCTGCTGCCTCCGATGCTGCTTCAGCCCCCTCAAGAAAGTGTGGAGTCTGCAGGGCCTCTAGAT GTGCTGGGCCCCAGTCTCCAAGGGCAAGAATGGACCCTGATGGACTTGGACATGGAGCTGTCCTTG CACTCCTGA
- the HSF4 gene encoding heat shock factor protein 4 isoform X1, which translates to MQEAPAALPTEPGPSPVPAFLGKLWALVGDPGTDHLIRWSPSGTSFLVSDQSRFAKEVLPQYFKHSNMASFVRQLNMCESLRPGGERGWGIRCRGWGDPRPHAPLPTPHSPDGFRKVVSIEQGGLLRPERDHVEFQHPSFVRGREQLLERVRRKVPALRGDDGRWRPEDLGRLLGEVQALRGVQESTEARLRELRQQNEILWREVVTLRQSHGQQHRVIGKLIQCLFGPLQAGPSNAGGKRKLSLMLDEGSSCPTPAKFNTCPLPGALLQDPYFIQSPLPETTLGLSPHRARGPIISDIPEDSPSPERIRLSPSSDGRREKGLALLKEEPASPGGDGEAGLALAPNECDFCVTAPPPLPVAVVQAILEGKGSFSPEGPRNAQQPEPGDPREIPDRGPLGLESGDRSPESLLPPMLLQPPQESVESAGPLDVLGPSLQGQEWTLMDLDMELSLMQPLVPERGEPELAVKGLNSPSPGKDPTLGAPLLLDVQAALGGPPLGLPGALTIYSTPESRTASYLGSEASPSP; encoded by the exons ATGCAGGAAGCGCCAGCCGCGCTGCCCACGGAGCCAGGCCCCAGCCCCGTGCCTGCCTTCCTCGGCAAGCTATGGGCGCTGGTGGGGGACCCAGGCACAGACCACCTGATTCGCTGGAGCCCG AGCGGGACCAGTTTCCTCGTAAGCGACCAGAGCCGCTTCGCCAAGGAAGTGCTGCCCCAGTATTTCAAGCATAGCAACATGGCGAGCTTCGTGCGCCAACTCAACATGTGTGAGTCCCTACGGCCGGGCGGGGAGCGGGGATGGGGGATTCGGTGCCGGGGATGGGGCGACCCACGCCCCCAcgccccactccccactccccactccccagacGGTTTTCGGAAGGTGGTGAGCATCGAGCAGGGCGGCCTGCTTAGGCCGGAGCGCGACCACGTCGAGTTCCAGCACCCGAGCTTCGTGCGCGGCCGCGAGCAGCTACTGGAGCGCGTGCGGCGCAAG GTGCCTGCGCTGCGCGGCGACGACGGCCGCTGGCGCCCGGAGGACCTGGGTCGACTACTGGGCGAGGTGCAGGCTTTGCGGGGAGTGCAGGAGAGCACCGAGGCGCGGCTGCGGGAGCTCAGGCA GCAGAACGAGATCTTGTGGAGGGAGGTGGTGACACTTCGGCAGAGCCACGGTCAGCAGCACCGGGTCATTGGCAAG cTGATCCAGTGTCTCTTTGGGCCACTTCAGGCGGGGCCGAGCAATGCAGGAGGCAAGAGAAAGCT GTCCCTGATGCTGGATGAGGGGAGCTCATGCCCAACACCTGCCAAGTTCAACACCTGTCCTCTACCTGGTGCCCTTCTGCAGGACCCCTACTTCATCCAGTCG CCCCTCCCAGAGACGACTTTGGGCCTCAGCCCTCACAGGGCCAGGGGCCCCATCATCTCTGACATCCCAGAAGACTCTCCATCCCCTGAGAGGATCAGGCTTTCTCCCTCCAGTGATGGCAGGAG GGAGAAGGGCCTGGCACTGCTCAAAGAAGAGCCGGCCAGTCCAGGGGGGGATGGCGAGGCCGGGCTGGCCCTGGCCCCAAACGAGTGTGACTTCTGCGTGACAGCCCCCCCACCGCTGCCTGTGGCTGTGGTGCAGGCCATCCTGGAAGGGAAAGGGAGCTTCAGCCCCGAGGGGCCCAGGAATGCCCAACAGCCTGAACCAGGGGATCCCAGGGAGATACCTGACAG GGGGCCTCTGGGCCTGGAGAGCGGAGACAGGAGCCCAGAGAGTCTGCTGCCTCCGATGCTGCTTCAGCCCCCTCAAGAAAGTGTGGAGTCTGCAGGGCCTCTAGAT GTGCTGGGCCCCAGTCTCCAAGGGCAAGAATGGACCCTGATGGACTTGGACATGGAGCTGTCCTTG ATGCAGCCCTTGGTTCCAGAGCGGGGTGAGCCTGAGCTGGCGGTCAAGGGGTTAAATTCTCCAAGCCCAG GGAAGGACCCCACGCTCGGGGCCCCACTCCTGCTGGATGTCCAGGCAGCCTTGGGAGGCCCACCCCTGGGCCTGCCTGGGGCTTTAACCATTTACAGCACTCCTGAGAGCCGGACCGCCTCCTACTTGGGCTCTGAAGCCAGTCCCTCCCCCTGA
- the HSF4 gene encoding heat shock factor protein 4 isoform X4: protein MQEAPAALPTEPGPSPVPAFLGKLWALVGDPGTDHLIRWSPSGTSFLVSDQSRFAKEVLPQYFKHSNMASFVRQLNMYGFRKVVSIEQGGLLRPERDHVEFQHPSFVRGREQLLERVRRKVPALRGDDGRWRPEDLGRLLGEVQALRGVQESTEARLRELRQQNEILWREVVTLRQSHGQQHRVIGKLIQCLFGPLQAGPSNAGGKRKLSLMLDEGSSCPTPAKFNTCPLPGALLQDPYFIQSPLPETTLGLSPHRARGPIISDIPEDSPSPERIRLSPSSDGRREKGLALLKEEPASPGGDGEAGLALAPNECDFCVTAPPPLPVAVVQAILEGKGSFSPEGPRNAQQPEPGDPREIPDRGPLGLESGDRSPESLLPPMLLQPPQESVESAGPLDVLGPSLQGQEWTLMDLDMELSLMQPLVPERGEPELAVKGLNSPSPGKDPTLGAPLLLDVQAALGGPPLGLPGALTIYSTPESRTASYLGSEASPSP, encoded by the exons ATGCAGGAAGCGCCAGCCGCGCTGCCCACGGAGCCAGGCCCCAGCCCCGTGCCTGCCTTCCTCGGCAAGCTATGGGCGCTGGTGGGGGACCCAGGCACAGACCACCTGATTCGCTGGAGCCCG AGCGGGACCAGTTTCCTCGTAAGCGACCAGAGCCGCTTCGCCAAGGAAGTGCTGCCCCAGTATTTCAAGCATAGCAACATGGCGAGCTTCGTGCGCCAACTCAACATGT acGGTTTTCGGAAGGTGGTGAGCATCGAGCAGGGCGGCCTGCTTAGGCCGGAGCGCGACCACGTCGAGTTCCAGCACCCGAGCTTCGTGCGCGGCCGCGAGCAGCTACTGGAGCGCGTGCGGCGCAAG GTGCCTGCGCTGCGCGGCGACGACGGCCGCTGGCGCCCGGAGGACCTGGGTCGACTACTGGGCGAGGTGCAGGCTTTGCGGGGAGTGCAGGAGAGCACCGAGGCGCGGCTGCGGGAGCTCAGGCA GCAGAACGAGATCTTGTGGAGGGAGGTGGTGACACTTCGGCAGAGCCACGGTCAGCAGCACCGGGTCATTGGCAAG cTGATCCAGTGTCTCTTTGGGCCACTTCAGGCGGGGCCGAGCAATGCAGGAGGCAAGAGAAAGCT GTCCCTGATGCTGGATGAGGGGAGCTCATGCCCAACACCTGCCAAGTTCAACACCTGTCCTCTACCTGGTGCCCTTCTGCAGGACCCCTACTTCATCCAGTCG CCCCTCCCAGAGACGACTTTGGGCCTCAGCCCTCACAGGGCCAGGGGCCCCATCATCTCTGACATCCCAGAAGACTCTCCATCCCCTGAGAGGATCAGGCTTTCTCCCTCCAGTGATGGCAGGAG GGAGAAGGGCCTGGCACTGCTCAAAGAAGAGCCGGCCAGTCCAGGGGGGGATGGCGAGGCCGGGCTGGCCCTGGCCCCAAACGAGTGTGACTTCTGCGTGACAGCCCCCCCACCGCTGCCTGTGGCTGTGGTGCAGGCCATCCTGGAAGGGAAAGGGAGCTTCAGCCCCGAGGGGCCCAGGAATGCCCAACAGCCTGAACCAGGGGATCCCAGGGAGATACCTGACAG GGGGCCTCTGGGCCTGGAGAGCGGAGACAGGAGCCCAGAGAGTCTGCTGCCTCCGATGCTGCTTCAGCCCCCTCAAGAAAGTGTGGAGTCTGCAGGGCCTCTAGAT GTGCTGGGCCCCAGTCTCCAAGGGCAAGAATGGACCCTGATGGACTTGGACATGGAGCTGTCCTTG ATGCAGCCCTTGGTTCCAGAGCGGGGTGAGCCTGAGCTGGCGGTCAAGGGGTTAAATTCTCCAAGCCCAG GGAAGGACCCCACGCTCGGGGCCCCACTCCTGCTGGATGTCCAGGCAGCCTTGGGAGGCCCACCCCTGGGCCTGCCTGGGGCTTTAACCATTTACAGCACTCCTGAGAGCCGGACCGCCTCCTACTTGGGCTCTGAAGCCAGTCCCTCCCCCTGA